From the genome of Verrucomicrobiia bacterium, one region includes:
- a CDS encoding metal-dependent hydrolase, with amino-acid sequence MSPLTHLIGSWLVAAVATDNRRDRQLVTWAGVLPDADGLGLIPDVVTAWVTGQEATFHYYHAYHHLLLHGWPGAILITGLLTIGARQKWRTSVLCLVTFHLHLLCDLLGSRGPTVADLWPICYSEPLFRHPIWFWKHQWKLDGWQNQLIFLAVFVTALSVAIRKGVSFVELISSRLDRTFVSVLQNWRNRLGKVRRSDAK; translated from the coding sequence ATGTCACCTCTTACCCATCTCATCGGGAGTTGGCTGGTGGCGGCGGTGGCCACCGACAACCGGCGCGATCGCCAACTGGTGACGTGGGCGGGCGTATTGCCGGATGCCGACGGCCTGGGCTTGATTCCCGACGTGGTGACCGCCTGGGTTACCGGCCAGGAAGCCACTTTTCATTATTACCATGCTTATCACCATCTGCTGTTGCACGGCTGGCCGGGCGCCATATTGATCACCGGTCTGCTCACCATTGGCGCGCGGCAAAAATGGCGGACTTCGGTGTTGTGCCTGGTTACCTTCCATCTGCACCTGCTTTGCGACTTGTTGGGTTCACGCGGCCCAACTGTGGCTGACCTGTGGCCGATCTGTTATTCCGAGCCGCTGTTCCGACATCCCATCTGGTTTTGGAAACATCAATGGAAACTCGACGGTTGGCAGAACCAGTTGATCTTTCTTGCCGTGTTCGTAACCGCGCTCTCGGTGGCCATCCGCAAGGGGGTATCATTCGTCGAACTGATCAGTTCGCGACTGGATCGGACTTTTGTCAGCGTGCTCCAAAACTGGCGCA
- a CDS encoding prepilin-type N-terminal cleavage/methylation domain-containing protein gives MLQKNARASLAFSLVELLMVIAIIGILAALLLPSLTESKRKAQQIACASNLRQLGVGLRVFVENYKFYPTISAPTNNHLPGGTWLAQLERGGLEVANPVPYYYQQGIWRCPSGQLREGPIKMQPYYGYNGYGILPIGNHYTNFGLAGHLEAESTLFTPILESEVASPAEMIALGESDEPIYMRNQTHDFDHSILRHQDRANVLFCDGHVESPTLKFLFADTSDAALVRWNRDHLPHREKLLP, from the coding sequence ATGCTTCAGAAGAACGCCAGAGCATCGTTAGCTTTCTCGCTGGTGGAATTGTTAATGGTAATTGCCATTATCGGAATACTCGCAGCACTCCTGCTGCCGAGTCTGACTGAATCAAAGCGGAAAGCTCAGCAAATCGCTTGCGCTTCAAATCTGCGGCAACTGGGAGTTGGATTGCGTGTGTTTGTCGAGAACTACAAATTTTACCCGACAATATCAGCACCAACCAACAACCATCTCCCCGGCGGAACGTGGCTGGCGCAACTCGAACGGGGCGGCTTGGAGGTGGCCAACCCAGTGCCTTATTACTATCAGCAAGGCATCTGGCGATGCCCATCCGGACAACTGCGGGAAGGACCAATTAAGATGCAGCCCTATTATGGCTACAATGGCTACGGGATTCTCCCCATCGGCAATCATTACACGAATTTCGGATTGGCCGGTCATCTCGAAGCAGAATCCACTCTGTTCACGCCGATCCTGGAATCCGAGGTTGCTTCACCTGCAGAAATGATCGCCCTTGGCGAGAGCGATGAGCCGATCTACATGCGAAATCAGACCCACGACTTCGACCATAGCATTCTTCGTCACCAAGATAGAGCCAACGTGCTCTTTTGCGACGGCCACGTGGAATCGCCGACGCTCAAGTTTTTGTTTGCAGACACCAGCGACGCGGCCCTCGTGCGCTGGAATCGCGATCATCTGCCGCACCGTGAGAAATTATTGCCGTAA
- the purL gene encoding phosphoribosylformylglycinamidine synthase subunit PurL has protein sequence MTEPAITPELVAKHNLTPEEFANAQAILGRPPSYTELGIFSVMWSEHCSYKNTRPLLKTFPTKSPKILVGAGEENAGVIDIGDGMAIAFKIESHNHPSAVEPFQGAATGVGGIIRDIFTMGARPVCAINSLRFGPITESAECGMRNAECDTANGDSGSAPRTPNPALAANRRLFAGVVSGIAHYGNCFGIPTVAGEVYFDKTYQGNPLVNAFCLGVLRHEQITRGAAKGVGNPVFYVGPATGRDGLAGAAFASQDLTEESAEQQRGAVQVGDPFMEKLVCEACLELLATGAVAGMQDMGAAGLTCSTCEMAARAGTGIEIELDKVPQRAPNMSSYEIMLSESQERMLIVVHKGREEEVKRIFDKWDLPWAEIGVITDTGKMVVRHGGKIVANIPANKIADESPVYHREAREPAYITEVKAFRLEGIPDTTYATHSPNESHVSYALKKLLAFPSIASKNWVYRQYDHQVRAGSVVLPGSDAAVIRIKADSIPVQADSLQGGTGDSPVASGNLPEATDRQVATQANAFPEKLIAMTVDCNGGYVYLDPYEGAKTAVAEACRNLACSGAMPLGATDNLNMPSPLKPELFWQIKESVRGLADGCKAFNAPVTGGNCSLYNQSPAGPIDPTPTIAVVGLIEKPEYVTTQWFKDEGDAIILLGEAVETTPMQGLGGSAYLQVIHGQKNGVPPRCDLETAKTLHTTLLGLIQSGLVKSAHDCSEGGLAVALAESCISQLTARNTPRLIGATIDLSAVAASRQSAANQTEQSAALSRDAATTRLDALLFGETQSRVVISCKTLDAVKVVERAKLMGVPAVQIGKVGGDQLTIKTGSGEFSAPLTELHDAWWNSIARAMV, from the coding sequence ATGACCGAACCCGCCATCACCCCAGAGTTGGTTGCCAAACACAACCTCACACCGGAAGAATTCGCCAACGCCCAGGCCATCCTTGGTCGCCCGCCGTCTTACACCGAGCTTGGCATTTTTTCGGTGATGTGGAGCGAACATTGCAGTTACAAAAACACGCGGCCGCTGCTCAAGACCTTTCCGACGAAATCGCCGAAAATCCTCGTCGGTGCGGGCGAGGAAAACGCGGGGGTCATTGACATCGGCGACGGCATGGCCATCGCGTTCAAAATCGAGTCGCACAACCATCCGAGCGCGGTCGAGCCGTTTCAGGGCGCGGCCACCGGCGTCGGCGGGATTATTCGTGACATCTTCACCATGGGCGCGCGTCCGGTTTGCGCCATCAACTCACTGCGCTTCGGGCCAATCACCGAAAGTGCGGAGTGCGGAATGCGGAATGCGGAATGTGACACTGCGAACGGCGATTCCGGTTCCGCACCCCGCACTCCGAATCCCGCACTCGCCGCCAACCGCCGCCTGTTCGCGGGCGTGGTCAGCGGCATCGCGCATTACGGCAATTGTTTCGGCATTCCGACGGTTGCGGGCGAGGTGTATTTTGACAAGACGTATCAAGGTAATCCGCTGGTGAACGCGTTTTGTCTCGGCGTGCTGCGGCATGAACAGATCACGCGCGGCGCGGCGAAAGGCGTGGGCAATCCGGTGTTTTACGTCGGCCCGGCGACAGGGCGCGACGGTCTGGCCGGTGCGGCGTTTGCCTCGCAGGATTTGACCGAGGAATCCGCCGAGCAACAGCGCGGCGCGGTGCAGGTGGGCGATCCGTTCATGGAAAAACTCGTGTGCGAGGCATGTCTGGAATTGCTTGCCACCGGCGCGGTCGCGGGAATGCAGGACATGGGCGCGGCGGGTCTCACTTGTTCCACCTGTGAAATGGCCGCCCGCGCGGGAACGGGCATTGAGATCGAGTTGGACAAAGTGCCGCAACGCGCGCCGAACATGAGCAGTTACGAAATCATGTTGTCGGAATCGCAGGAGCGGATGCTCATCGTCGTTCATAAAGGTCGCGAGGAGGAAGTGAAACGCATTTTTGACAAGTGGGATTTGCCGTGGGCGGAAATCGGCGTCATTACGGACACGGGCAAAATGGTCGTGCGGCATGGCGGAAAAATCGTCGCGAACATTCCGGCGAACAAAATCGCGGACGAATCACCGGTGTATCATCGCGAAGCGCGCGAACCGGCATATATCACGGAAGTGAAAGCTTTTCGCTTAGAGGGCATTCCCGATACGACCTATGCGACCCATTCGCCGAATGAGTCCCATGTGTCCTATGCTCTCAAAAAGCTCCTGGCCTTTCCGAGCATCGCATCCAAGAACTGGGTGTATCGGCAATACGATCATCAAGTGCGTGCTGGTTCGGTGGTGTTGCCCGGCAGCGATGCGGCGGTGATTCGCATCAAAGCGGACTCGATTCCGGTGCAGGCTGATTCTTTACAGGGTGGAACGGGCGACTCGCCCGTTGCTTCCGGCAACTTGCCGGAAGCTACTGATCGGCAGGTTGCCACCCAGGCCAATGCGTTCCCCGAAAAACTCATCGCGATGACCGTGGATTGCAACGGCGGTTACGTTTATCTGGATCCTTACGAAGGCGCGAAAACCGCCGTGGCCGAGGCGTGTCGCAATCTGGCTTGCTCCGGTGCCATGCCGCTCGGGGCGACGGATAACTTGAACATGCCGAGTCCGCTTAAACCCGAGTTGTTCTGGCAGATCAAGGAATCCGTGCGCGGTCTCGCCGATGGTTGCAAGGCGTTCAACGCGCCTGTCACCGGCGGCAATTGCTCGCTCTACAACCAAAGTCCCGCCGGGCCGATTGACCCGACGCCGACCATTGCCGTCGTCGGCCTCATCGAGAAGCCGGAATACGTCACGACCCAATGGTTCAAGGACGAAGGCGACGCCATCATTCTGCTGGGGGAAGCGGTGGAAACCACGCCGATGCAAGGTCTCGGCGGCAGCGCGTATCTGCAAGTGATTCACGGCCAGAAAAACGGTGTGCCGCCGCGTTGCGATTTGGAAACGGCAAAAACCTTGCACACCACTTTGCTGGGCTTGATTCAAAGCGGCCTTGTGAAAAGCGCGCACGATTGCAGCGAAGGCGGCCTGGCGGTGGCGCTGGCGGAAAGCTGTATCAGCCAACTCACCGCTCGCAATACCCCGCGGTTGATTGGGGCGACGATTGATCTTTCCGCTGTAGCTGCGTCTCGTCAGAGCGCGGCAAACCAAACAGAACAATCAGCCGCGCTCTCACGAGACGCAGCTACAACCCGCCTAGACGCGCTGCTGTTCGGCGAAACGCAATCGCGTGTCGTCATCAGTTGCAAGACGCTGGATGCGGTGAAAGTCGTCGAACGCGCCAAGCTCATGGGCGTGCCCGCCGTGCAGATTGGCAAAGTCGGCGGCGACCAATTGACGATAAAGACCGGCAGCGGCGAATTTTCTGCGCCGCTCACTGAACTGCACGACGCCTGGTGGAACAGCATCGCCCGCGCGATGGTGTAA
- the rpmB gene encoding 50S ribosomal protein L28 — protein sequence MARICEITGIGPRKGSIIWRSGKKKKLGGIGTHVTAITKRKFMPNLQRVKAVVDGEVRYIRVSTRALKRGLVTKAPKRTWKKDQAAK from the coding sequence ATGGCAAGAATTTGTGAAATTACCGGTATCGGCCCGCGCAAAGGCAGCATCATCTGGCGTTCGGGTAAGAAGAAAAAGCTGGGGGGTATCGGCACGCACGTCACCGCCATCACCAAGCGCAAGTTCATGCCTAATTTGCAACGGGTAAAAGCCGTGGTGGATGGCGAAGTCCGTTACATCCGCGTCTCCACTCGCGCCCTCAAGCGCGGTCTGGTCACCAAGGCGCCGAAACGCACTTGGAAAAAAGATCAGGCGGCGAAGTAA
- a CDS encoding DUF1015 family protein — translation MATIKPFAALRPQPELAAQICELPYDVMSSEEARALAADNPLSFLHVSKPEIDLPPDTDPYAAGVYAQGRENFARLIKQGALYQDAQPAFYLYRQIMGAHTQVGLVAAASCAEYLSGSIKKHEFTRPDKEDDRVRHIEALNAQTGPVFLTYRAVPALDEFVARRVAQPPDVDFTGADGVRHTSWSVRAPADLQFIGEQFARIPSLYIADGHHRCAAAGRIFQSRHGAGSSGQFLSVIFPHNQMQILPYNRVLKDRSGLSAAQLLEKLRAIFEVTPTTIAAPTRKHELGLFLEGQWHHLHFKPQFTAATDRAATLDVTLLQRHVLEPIFDIADPRTSRRINFIGGIRGTAELEKLVRSGEYACAFSLFPTSIEDLMAIADADGIMPPKSTWFEPKLRDAMFCHLI, via the coding sequence ATGGCTACAATCAAGCCTTTCGCCGCGCTACGTCCCCAACCCGAACTGGCCGCTCAAATCTGCGAGCTTCCGTACGATGTAATGTCGTCCGAGGAGGCGCGCGCGTTGGCGGCGGATAATCCGCTCAGTTTTCTGCACGTCAGCAAGCCGGAAATTGATCTGCCCCCGGATACCGATCCGTATGCCGCCGGGGTTTACGCCCAAGGCAGGGAGAATTTTGCGCGGTTGATCAAACAAGGCGCGCTGTATCAGGACGCGCAACCCGCTTTTTACCTGTATCGGCAAATCATGGGGGCGCACACACAGGTCGGACTGGTGGCCGCCGCCAGTTGCGCCGAATACCTGAGTGGCAGCATCAAGAAACACGAGTTCACCCGACCCGACAAGGAAGACGACCGCGTGCGGCATATCGAGGCGTTGAACGCACAGACCGGGCCGGTGTTTCTGACCTATCGCGCCGTGCCGGCGCTGGATGAATTCGTGGCGCGGCGCGTGGCCCAGCCGCCGGACGTGGATTTTACGGGCGCGGATGGCGTGCGTCACACTTCGTGGTCCGTGCGAGCGCCGGCGGACCTGCAGTTCATCGGCGAACAGTTTGCGCGAATTCCGTCGCTCTATATTGCGGATGGACATCATCGCTGCGCCGCAGCCGGGCGTATTTTCCAATCCCGGCACGGCGCCGGATCGAGCGGACAATTTCTCTCCGTCATCTTTCCGCATAACCAAATGCAAATTTTGCCGTATAACCGCGTCTTGAAAGACCGGTCGGGTTTAAGCGCCGCCCAACTGTTGGAAAAGCTGCGCGCGATTTTTGAGGTGACGCCGACGACCATCGCCGCACCGACGCGAAAACATGAACTCGGATTATTTCTGGAAGGGCAATGGCATCACCTGCATTTCAAACCACAGTTCACGGCCGCGACGGATCGTGCGGCCACGCTGGACGTGACGTTGTTGCAGCGGCACGTGCTCGAACCAATTTTTGACATTGCGGACCCGCGCACCAGTCGCCGCATCAATTTCATCGGCGGCATTCGCGGCACCGCCGAATTGGAGAAGCTCGTGCGCAGCGGTGAATACGCCTGCGCCTTCAGCCTGTTCCCGACGAGCATCGAAGATTTGATGGCGATTGCTGACGCAGACGGAATCATGCCGCCGAAGAGCACCTGGTTTGAACCGAAGCTCCGGGACGCAATGTTTTGCCATTTGATTTGA
- a CDS encoding cation diffusion facilitator family transporter → MFYLFAVPEHRQFLTRFAWLSIGTAVLTIVLRTVAYLITGSIGLLADAAESLVNLLGAVMALAMLTIAARPADEDHAHGHGKAEYFSSGLEGGLILVASVGIAIAAGMRLLTPQPLAALGVGLAVSAVAALANFVVALFIARAARRYDSITLEANAKHLLADVWTSLGILVGVGLVAITGWHLLDPLVALIVAANIAWTSIGIMRRSVAGLMDVSLSAADLEAVRKVFKPHEAAGIAFHALRTRQAGAQKFISVHVLVPGDWTVQRGHELLETIEAELRRVVSEAVVLTHLESLDDPASWEDEELERKKFD, encoded by the coding sequence GTGTTCTATCTTTTCGCCGTGCCAGAGCATCGTCAATTTCTTACACGCTTTGCGTGGCTTTCCATCGGGACGGCCGTGTTGACGATTGTGCTGCGCACGGTGGCCTATCTGATCACTGGCTCGATTGGTTTGCTGGCGGACGCGGCGGAATCCCTGGTCAATCTGCTCGGCGCGGTCATGGCGCTGGCGATGTTGACCATTGCCGCGCGTCCGGCGGATGAAGATCACGCGCACGGCCACGGCAAAGCCGAGTATTTTTCCAGCGGACTTGAGGGAGGGTTGATCCTGGTTGCCAGCGTTGGAATTGCCATTGCGGCGGGGATGCGTTTGCTGACGCCGCAACCTTTGGCCGCGCTGGGCGTGGGGCTTGCGGTTTCAGCGGTGGCGGCGCTGGCCAATTTCGTGGTCGCACTTTTCATTGCGCGCGCCGCGCGCCGCTACGATTCCATCACGCTCGAGGCGAACGCCAAGCATCTGCTGGCCGACGTTTGGACGAGCTTGGGCATCCTCGTGGGAGTGGGGTTGGTGGCCATCACCGGCTGGCACCTGTTGGATCCCCTGGTCGCCTTGATTGTTGCCGCCAATATCGCGTGGACTTCCATCGGCATCATGCGCCGGTCCGTGGCCGGGCTGATGGACGTTTCATTATCCGCCGCCGACCTGGAGGCGGTGCGAAAAGTTTTCAAACCCCACGAAGCCGCAGGCATCGCTTTTCACGCGTTGCGCACGCGTCAAGCCGGCGCGCAAAAATTCATCTCAGTGCATGTGCTGGTGCCGGGGGATTGGACCGTGCAACGCGGCCATGAGTTGCTCGAAACCATCGAAGCCGAGTTGCGCCGCGTGGTTTCTGAAGCGGTCGTCCTGACGCACTTGGAATCACTGGACGACCCGGCTTCCTGGGAGGATGAGGAGTTGGAGCGCAAGAAGTTTGACTGA
- a CDS encoding SDR family oxidoreductase produces the protein MRVLVVGCGYVGWPLALELARRGHTTFGLRRSPEKLIAPSSPPNPVTLLTADITQPASLQTLPRDFDWVVNCVASGGGDAMDYQRLYLEGMRNLIHWLDPQPRRPTRFLYTSSTGVYGQNDGSEVDETSVTAPTTATARILLETEQTLLSAALAKPFAAVVLRVAGIYGPDRGYLLKQFLRGEARIEGEGGRTLNMIHRTDLIHTIITALETARAGAIYNVVDDAPVSQLEFFRWLSHQWHRPPPPTTLETTTGRKRGLTNKRVSNRKLKAELGVKLIYPSYREGYADLLKRAQTSAA, from the coding sequence ATGCGCGTACTCGTTGTAGGTTGTGGTTATGTCGGCTGGCCGTTGGCGCTGGAACTGGCGCGACGCGGGCACACAACGTTCGGTCTGCGCCGCTCGCCTGAGAAACTGATCGCGCCGTCATCCCCGCCTAATCCGGTCACCTTGCTGACGGCGGACATCACTCAACCCGCCTCACTGCAAACCTTGCCGCGCGACTTCGATTGGGTGGTGAATTGCGTCGCCTCCGGTGGTGGTGACGCGATGGATTACCAGCGGTTGTATCTCGAGGGAATGCGAAATTTGATCCACTGGCTCGATCCGCAACCGAGGCGGCCGACACGCTTTCTCTACACCAGCAGCACGGGAGTGTATGGACAGAATGACGGTTCGGAGGTGGACGAAACCAGCGTCACCGCGCCAACCACCGCGACCGCCAGAATTCTGCTCGAAACCGAGCAAACCTTGTTGAGCGCGGCGTTGGCAAAGCCCTTTGCGGCGGTTGTCTTGCGCGTCGCGGGCATCTATGGGCCGGACCGCGGCTACCTGCTAAAGCAATTTTTGCGGGGCGAAGCGCGGATTGAAGGTGAGGGTGGACGGACGCTCAACATGATTCATCGCACCGACCTGATTCACACGATCATTACGGCGCTGGAAACCGCTCGCGCCGGAGCGATTTACAATGTGGTGGATGATGCGCCGGTAAGTCAGTTGGAGTTTTTCCGCTGGTTGTCGCACCAGTGGCATCGGCCCCCGCCTCCCACCACGCTGGAAACCACCACTGGCCGTAAGCGCGGCTTGACCAACAAGCGCGTCTCGAATCGTAAATTGAAGGCAGAACTGGGGGTGAAGCTGATCTATCCCAGCTATCGGGAAGGTTACGCCGATTTGCTCAAGCGCGCGCAAACTTCAGCCGCATAA
- a CDS encoding aminotransferase class IV: MIVFLNGQFVPDAQATVSVFDRSFLYGDGLFETMRLTRGRPFRWANHLERLRAGCELLGIQLPGSEEDFAGWIAELVILNQMPESLLRLTVSRGVGARGYSPRAATAPTLVMSLHPLPKINATADNSVCPYAQWKLQTTSITLPADSKLARVKTANKLPQILARAEADAAGADEALLKSTDGFVIEGSTANLFWIENDAVCTAPADSGILPGVTRAVVLELCRDLNLAVREQRITPAALGKVQGVFLTLSSLGVVEAIALNGVPLARSPLTPRLAAAYNAVVARD, translated from the coding sequence ATGATCGTATTTCTCAACGGCCAATTTGTTCCGGATGCGCAGGCCACCGTCTCGGTCTTTGATCGCTCATTTCTCTACGGTGACGGCTTGTTTGAAACCATGCGGCTGACGCGAGGTCGCCCGTTCCGCTGGGCAAACCACTTGGAACGGCTGCGCGCAGGTTGCGAACTTTTGGGAATCCAATTACCCGGATCAGAGGAGGATTTCGCGGGATGGATTGCCGAACTGGTGATCCTAAATCAAATGCCCGAATCGCTGCTGCGATTGACCGTATCGCGCGGCGTCGGCGCGCGCGGTTACTCGCCCCGAGCGGCCACCGCGCCCACCCTCGTCATGAGTTTGCATCCGCTTCCGAAAATTAATGCGACCGCGGACAACTCCGTCTGCCCTTACGCTCAATGGAAGCTGCAAACCACGTCCATCACGCTGCCGGCCGACTCGAAATTGGCCCGCGTCAAGACCGCCAACAAACTGCCGCAGATTTTGGCGCGCGCGGAAGCGGACGCCGCCGGCGCCGACGAGGCATTGCTGAAAAGCACCGATGGTTTCGTGATTGAAGGCAGTACGGCCAATCTGTTTTGGATCGAGAACGACGCCGTTTGCACCGCGCCGGCGGACAGCGGAATTTTACCGGGCGTCACGCGTGCCGTCGTGCTGGAGCTGTGTCGCGATCTGAATTTGGCCGTGCGCGAACAACGGATCACGCCCGCCGCGCTGGGTAAAGTTCAGGGCGTTTTTCTGACGTTGAGTTCCCTCGGCGTGGTGGAAGCCATCGCTCTGAATGGTGTGCCGCTGGCGCGTTCCCCGTTGACGCCACGATTGGCGGCAGCTTACAACGCTGTGGTTGCAAGAGATTAA
- the pabB gene encoding aminodeoxychorismate synthase component I, with translation MKLRPLIQELTTAHTPESLGAQLRGSPGLVVLRSAGAPSEASRYSFVTARPFMQFRSTDSRCEIFHTETATEPQLRETRIDNPWQSLGAFWSRYEFQEPHDSPFPLGGCFGYWGYDLKNFTETKLPRRASNDLQLPDSHVGFYASLVVFDHRLGTTWIVATGLGADGNRSETRQREQLEFWSDRLAQPPGPAEAFDATDARREFTSNRTRADFLAAITQAQRYIRAGDIYQVNLSQRLVAPWSASGWELFLRLTAASPAPFAAFIDGGDFQLASSSPEQFLRIHDAEIITQPIKGTRPRGATPAQDERLAHELQSSPKERAELVMITDLLRNDLGRFCAYGSVRVTELARLERFAQVQHLISTVRGRLRPEVTHWQALAAAFPGGSITGAPKFRAMEIIDELEPVARGPYCGCHGYLGFNRQSQLSISIRTAICRNECAYFYVGAGIVADSDPAAEYEETLAKARGFLAALNPSQPHPQPVARA, from the coding sequence AACTGCGCCCCCTCATTCAGGAATTGACCACCGCCCACACGCCGGAATCGTTGGGCGCACAATTGCGCGGTTCGCCGGGGTTGGTCGTGCTGCGGAGCGCTGGCGCACCTTCCGAAGCATCGCGCTATTCCTTCGTCACCGCGCGACCGTTCATGCAATTTCGCTCCACCGACTCGCGTTGTGAAATCTTCCACACCGAAACCGCGACGGAACCGCAACTTCGCGAAACGCGCATAGATAATCCCTGGCAAAGCCTCGGCGCGTTCTGGTCGCGCTACGAATTTCAAGAACCACACGACAGCCCGTTCCCGCTCGGCGGTTGCTTCGGCTATTGGGGTTACGACCTCAAAAATTTTACCGAGACCAAACTGCCGCGCCGCGCCAGCAATGATTTGCAATTGCCCGATAGTCACGTTGGTTTTTACGCCAGTCTGGTCGTCTTCGATCATCGGCTGGGAACCACCTGGATCGTTGCGACCGGACTTGGCGCCGATGGCAACCGTTCCGAAACCCGCCAGCGCGAACAACTTGAATTTTGGTCGGACCGGCTGGCTCAGCCTCCAGGTCCGGCAGAAGCATTTGACGCGACCGACGCGCGCCGGGAGTTCACGTCCAATCGTACGCGCGCTGATTTTCTTGCCGCGATCACTCAGGCGCAGCGTTACATTCGTGCGGGCGACATTTATCAGGTCAACCTGTCGCAACGGCTCGTCGCGCCCTGGTCGGCGTCCGGTTGGGAATTGTTCCTCCGATTGACCGCCGCTTCCCCCGCGCCGTTCGCGGCGTTTATTGATGGCGGCGATTTCCAACTGGCCTCGTCTTCGCCGGAACAATTTCTCCGCATCCACGACGCGGAGATCATCACGCAACCCATCAAAGGCACGCGGCCTCGCGGCGCGACCCCGGCTCAGGATGAGCGGCTGGCGCACGAACTGCAATCGAGTCCGAAGGAACGCGCGGAACTGGTGATGATCACGGACCTGCTGCGGAACGATCTCGGGAGGTTTTGCGCCTACGGCAGCGTGCGCGTGACGGAGCTGGCGCGCTTGGAACGGTTCGCCCAAGTGCAACATCTCATCTCCACGGTGCGCGGGCGGTTGCGCCCGGAAGTGACCCATTGGCAGGCGCTGGCGGCGGCGTTCCCCGGTGGCAGCATCACCGGCGCGCCGAAGTTCCGCGCCATGGAAATTATTGATGAACTGGAACCGGTGGCCCGGGGACCGTATTGCGGTTGTCACGGTTACCTGGGTTTTAACCGGCAAAGTCAGTTGAGCATCAGCATCCGCACCGCGATCTGCAGAAACGAGTGCGCCTATTTCTACGTTGGCGCGGGCATCGTGGCCGATTCCGATCCCGCGGCAGAATACGAGGAGACCCTGGCCAAGGCGCGCGGTTTTCTGGCCGCGCTCAATCCGTCCCAACCCCATCCGCAACCCGTGGCGCGCGCATGA